One segment of Deinococcus sp. Leaf326 DNA contains the following:
- a CDS encoding UvrD-helicase domain-containing protein has protein sequence MPQRTAMQPSTYQQEIFNWVKSGSGHAIVAATAGAGKTTTAVQCAGLLAGRQVLFLAFNKHAAEQLKERLPAGCTASTIHSLGMGALRRALPNGAPNTKSDKLKAVSAMVLDPLMIQNLETYKATQEALMRLADFVRLTLTDPANPEAVLDMVDSYGVDLDPEVEAAALKLLPDVLAHSERLAREQGIIDFTDMIYLPVQWGLRPRTYDFVIVDEAQDLNAAQLEVVLSAVKRGGRVMAIGDRNQAIYGWAGADHRSMDVIKARLGAAELPLSVTYRCPVSHVRLAQAVTPDILPAPGAAEGVVRDVKREELHKHVAPGDLILCRVTAPLIAACYELIGEGVNATVRGRDIAAGLIKLIEKIMGRNPDMAAFPERVMAYRTLQVASLTSRHLGDEDKLARAVDDLDDKLEVLKIVVAKANPRTVSDLKNALNSIFDDSRPAVILSTVHRAKGLEADRVAILRGELLPHPRASTPQDIEGERCVKFVALTRSKRELLWVLESGQQPALDAPAPAPLPLPLDDRARLLALGWTVKESRPESGLRRVNIRHTDGRETGTAHVSEEKALASLLARLTLN, from the coding sequence ATGCCCCAAAGGACCGCCATGCAGCCGAGCACCTATCAGCAGGAGATCTTCAATTGGGTCAAGTCCGGGAGTGGGCACGCCATCGTTGCCGCGACCGCCGGAGCGGGCAAGACCACCACCGCCGTCCAGTGCGCTGGCCTACTCGCCGGTCGTCAGGTCCTGTTCCTCGCGTTCAATAAGCACGCGGCCGAGCAGCTGAAGGAACGTCTGCCCGCTGGATGCACGGCCAGCACCATTCATAGCCTGGGCATGGGCGCGCTTCGCCGGGCGCTCCCCAACGGGGCACCCAACACCAAGAGCGACAAGCTCAAGGCCGTCTCGGCGATGGTGCTCGACCCGCTGATGATTCAGAACCTCGAGACGTACAAAGCCACCCAGGAAGCCCTGATGCGGCTGGCCGACTTCGTGCGCCTCACCCTGACTGATCCGGCCAACCCGGAAGCGGTGCTCGACATGGTGGACAGCTACGGCGTGGACCTCGATCCCGAAGTCGAGGCGGCGGCGCTCAAGCTGCTGCCTGACGTGCTGGCGCACAGCGAGCGCCTGGCGCGTGAGCAGGGGATCATCGACTTCACGGACATGATTTACCTGCCGGTCCAGTGGGGCCTACGCCCACGCACTTACGACTTCGTGATCGTGGACGAGGCGCAGGACCTGAACGCCGCGCAGCTGGAGGTCGTGCTCTCGGCCGTCAAGCGCGGCGGCCGCGTTATGGCAATTGGGGACCGCAACCAAGCCATCTATGGCTGGGCTGGGGCCGACCACCGCAGCATGGATGTGATCAAGGCGCGCCTCGGCGCGGCCGAGCTGCCCCTGAGCGTCACTTACCGCTGCCCCGTGTCGCATGTGCGGCTGGCCCAGGCCGTCACCCCGGACATCTTGCCGGCGCCTGGGGCTGCCGAGGGCGTGGTACGCGACGTGAAGCGCGAGGAGCTGCACAAGCACGTCGCGCCCGGCGACCTGATCCTGTGCCGCGTCACGGCCCCCCTGATTGCCGCCTGTTACGAGCTGATCGGAGAAGGCGTCAACGCGACGGTGCGCGGGCGCGACATCGCGGCGGGCCTCATCAAGCTGATCGAGAAGATCATGGGCCGGAACCCGGACATGGCCGCCTTCCCGGAGCGGGTCATGGCCTACCGCACTCTGCAAGTGGCCAGCCTCACGAGCCGACACCTGGGCGACGAGGACAAGCTGGCGCGCGCCGTGGACGACCTTGACGACAAGTTGGAGGTCCTGAAGATCGTCGTCGCGAAGGCGAATCCCCGCACCGTCAGCGACCTGAAGAACGCGCTCAACAGCATCTTCGACGACAGCCGCCCGGCTGTCATTTTGTCGACCGTCCACCGCGCGAAGGGCCTGGAGGCGGACCGCGTGGCGATCCTGCGCGGCGAGCTGCTGCCCCACCCGCGCGCTAGCACTCCGCAGGACATCGAGGGCGAGCGGTGTGTCAAGTTCGTGGCCCTCACGCGCTCGAAGCGCGAGCTGCTCTGGGTGCTGGAGTCCGGCCAGCAGCCTGCGCTTGACGCCCCGGCCCCCGCGCCTCTCCCCCTGCCGCTCGACGACCGCGCGCGGCTGCTGGCCCTGGGCTGGACCGTCAAGGAGAGCCGCCCGGAGTCCGGCCTGCGCCGGGTGAACATCCGGCACACCGACGGCCGCGAGACCGGCACAGCACACGTCAGCGAGGAGAAGGCGCTGGCTTCGCTGCTGGCCCGCCTGACCTTGAACTGA
- a CDS encoding ParB/RepB/Spo0J family partition protein: protein MKSAAADQAQPVGNVAAVADVVPEPELVADAPAQALTPILADSSLSMFRIDQLVASDLNPRKDFDPVALEELAVSVLMKGLMQNLVGRIAENGQDVEVIAGGRRLRALKLLHESGRVPADYMVPVRVQVLNDLEALQLAVAENMERADIDPLQEADAFAQMVTLGATPQDLALRYGRSVRFVQERLVLAAGLGEDGRKLYREREINLGQAQVIAQTTGPLRKHVVESAKRGTNVQGLASLIKKSSFLVEHARFDVAASGLEILEDLYHSQPARFADPKAALALQLDWAKAREKELTGKTGQFFVELRKMDSEYLRLAYDEFTTYDADKKLFGTIILVSTVTGEVKEERAARVADAKSERAKQQAKERSAAASEASGSAGGAIRKSGWTDSHVARATALRTALVGDHKRTVALTILSILEAAPVTLRGSLTHTQAVPIPAGMDRLREIDAKLGGALAVNEHHQPKHLMGVKFSYSSEGKEVYEFLQKLLTLQLEELLDIQSVLIAQAVGGWSEYNPVHAPYAFVTRLAADTGATISYKLTDEHLKAYPRDRLLELAKDAGIEDGEGLGKLSGLSTNTQIRAAILEHAVALHERGYVPPLVRFPVGDQVSAEDAQYRAQALDLIEKLTVQQTSALVEDLALDPTDPKDPRPADQMLRAELNVMPIEELRGWALLKETAKAVMLPDSATAAD from the coding sequence TTGAAGAGTGCGGCGGCGGATCAGGCCCAACCGGTCGGTAACGTGGCGGCAGTGGCCGACGTGGTGCCCGAACCCGAGCTGGTGGCCGACGCGCCCGCCCAGGCCTTGACTCCAATCCTGGCCGACAGCAGCCTCAGCATGTTCCGGATCGACCAGCTCGTCGCCAGCGACCTCAACCCGCGCAAAGACTTCGACCCGGTTGCCCTCGAGGAGCTGGCCGTGTCGGTGCTGATGAAAGGTCTGATGCAGAACCTCGTGGGTCGCATCGCCGAGAACGGCCAGGACGTGGAAGTGATCGCCGGTGGCCGCCGCCTGCGCGCGCTGAAGCTGCTGCACGAGTCGGGCCGCGTCCCCGCCGATTACATGGTGCCCGTGCGGGTGCAGGTCCTGAACGACCTTGAAGCCCTCCAGTTGGCGGTCGCCGAGAACATGGAGCGCGCGGACATTGACCCCCTCCAGGAAGCCGACGCCTTCGCGCAAATGGTGACCCTGGGCGCTACCCCGCAGGACCTCGCCCTGCGCTACGGCCGCAGCGTGCGGTTCGTGCAGGAGCGCCTGGTGCTGGCCGCTGGATTAGGCGAGGACGGCCGCAAGCTGTACCGCGAGCGTGAAATCAACCTCGGGCAGGCGCAGGTCATCGCCCAGACCACCGGGCCGCTGCGCAAGCACGTCGTGGAAAGCGCGAAGCGGGGCACGAACGTCCAGGGCCTCGCGAGCCTCATCAAGAAGAGCAGCTTCCTCGTCGAGCACGCCAGGTTCGACGTGGCCGCCTCCGGGCTAGAGATTCTGGAGGATCTGTACCACAGCCAGCCCGCGCGCTTCGCGGATCCCAAGGCGGCGCTCGCCCTCCAGCTCGACTGGGCCAAGGCCCGCGAAAAGGAATTGACTGGGAAGACGGGACAGTTTTTCGTCGAACTGCGCAAGATGGATTCGGAATATCTGCGCCTCGCTTACGACGAGTTCACCACCTATGACGCGGATAAGAAGCTGTTCGGGACGATCATTCTGGTCAGCACAGTGACCGGTGAGGTCAAGGAGGAGCGCGCCGCACGCGTGGCCGACGCCAAGAGCGAACGCGCCAAGCAGCAGGCCAAGGAGCGTAGCGCTGCGGCTTCGGAGGCCTCCGGCAGTGCAGGCGGAGCCATCCGGAAGTCTGGCTGGACGGACAGCCATGTCGCCCGCGCTACGGCGCTCCGGACAGCACTGGTCGGGGACCACAAGCGGACTGTGGCGCTGACGATCCTCTCGATTCTGGAGGCGGCGCCCGTAACGCTGCGGGGCAGCTTGACCCACACCCAGGCGGTTCCGATCCCGGCGGGCATGGACCGGCTGCGCGAGATCGACGCCAAGCTCGGCGGGGCGCTGGCCGTCAACGAGCACCACCAGCCCAAACACCTCATGGGCGTGAAGTTCAGCTACAGCTCGGAGGGCAAAGAGGTCTATGAGTTCCTCCAGAAGCTGCTGACCCTTCAGCTGGAAGAACTGCTGGACATTCAGAGCGTGCTGATCGCCCAGGCGGTAGGCGGCTGGAGCGAATACAACCCTGTGCATGCGCCATACGCATTCGTGACCCGCCTCGCGGCCGACACCGGGGCCACCATCAGTTACAAGCTCACCGATGAGCACCTGAAGGCCTACCCGCGCGACCGCCTGCTGGAGCTGGCGAAGGATGCCGGGATTGAGGACGGCGAGGGCCTCGGCAAGCTGTCGGGTCTATCCACTAATACGCAGATTCGCGCGGCCATCCTCGAACACGCGGTGGCCCTGCACGAGCGCGGCTACGTGCCTCCGCTGGTCCGTTTCCCGGTGGGAGATCAGGTCTCCGCCGAAGACGCCCAGTACCGCGCCCAGGCCCTCGACCTGATCGAAAAGCTCACGGTTCAGCAGACCTCTGCGTTGGTCGAGGACCTGGCGCTCGACCCGACTGACCCAAAAGACCCGCGCCCGGCTGACCAGATGCTGCGCGCCGAGCTCAACGTCATGCCGATAGAAGAGCTGCGCGGCTGGGCGCTGCTCAAAGAAACCGCGAAGGCCGTCATGCTCCCCGACTCCGCAACCGCCGCCGACTGA
- a CDS encoding N-6 DNA methylase — translation MTTRMARALQRSAAADQAGHGVISDPLRLPFARILQEVRQIRVSEAYRRLVQAGAAALSFGQQEAVYLDAVKGLTRHDLEVLVRSFRQLVLDMEDRPYTDLLGPLYMEIGHKLDKQYGGEFFTPQAISLLMARMNFSRDMFRAGEVLMCNEPAAGTGGMVLSTAQVLAEDGISPLHMRWVVQDISAQSCWGAYINCTLWGIPAHVVCGNTLSLERRWEWRNRFWHMAKPWPTFEELQDQADDQARTNQVIEAMRGFLATVSFQDQPKAKSKTEPLNPAADFGPLFGGFQ, via the coding sequence ATGACCACGCGAATGGCCCGCGCCCTCCAGCGCAGCGCCGCCGCCGATCAGGCCGGGCATGGAGTCATTAGCGACCCGCTGCGCCTTCCCTTCGCGCGCATCCTGCAAGAAGTCCGGCAGATCCGTGTCAGTGAAGCCTACCGGCGACTAGTCCAGGCCGGTGCCGCCGCGCTGAGCTTCGGGCAGCAGGAAGCGGTGTACCTCGATGCCGTCAAGGGGCTCACGCGCCACGACCTGGAGGTGCTTGTCCGCAGCTTCCGTCAGCTGGTCCTCGACATGGAAGACCGACCTTACACCGACCTGCTTGGTCCGCTCTACATGGAGATCGGCCACAAGCTCGACAAGCAATACGGCGGTGAATTCTTCACCCCCCAGGCCATCAGCCTCCTCATGGCCCGGATGAATTTCAGCCGCGACATGTTCCGCGCTGGCGAGGTGCTGATGTGCAACGAGCCGGCAGCGGGAACCGGCGGAATGGTGCTCTCGACGGCCCAGGTGCTTGCAGAGGACGGCATCAGCCCTTTGCACATGCGCTGGGTAGTTCAAGACATCAGCGCCCAGAGCTGCTGGGGGGCATACATCAACTGCACGCTCTGGGGTATTCCAGCGCACGTCGTCTGCGGCAACACGCTGTCTTTAGAGCGCCGCTGGGAATGGAGAAACCGCTTCTGGCACATGGCGAAGCCCTGGCCAACCTTTGAAGAGCTTCAGGACCAAGCCGACGATCAGGCCCGCACCAATCAGGTGATTGAGGCTATGCGCGGCTTCCTGGCAACGGTGAGTTTTCAAGATCAGCCCAAGGCCAAGAGCAAGACCGAGCCTCTAAACCCTGCAGCCGACTTTGGCCCGCTGTTCGGCGGCTTCCAGTGA